The Tenebrio molitor chromosome 7, icTenMoli1.1, whole genome shotgun sequence region TGAAAAGCATCCGCTAGAGAGACATTTTTATAACTTTCTGCAAACGAACAATTTATGACAATCTAATTTGCAATTAGCAGAAAAGTACAACGAACGAGTCTTGGAAAGCAACagatttaatgaaaaaaacaatttcataactctcattgtaattttattcGTGGAAATAATTTGTGTCGAGACGAAGCAACATTTCGCGACggtaaaattaaaactatCGCTTTTATTTCACATCATACAACATCTATTTCTATATCTCGAAGAAAATCCGAGCGTTAGTCTCGGGAGTgccgtttaattttgttatttaaatttggagCGAGACGTTTCCAACTTTAATTAGAGCAAATTTATATCAAATAAAGCACAAAATATGCTAATTAACTGCACTCTTGCACTAGGCGATAACGTAAAAAGCCAGATTAGATTCGCTGATGGAAACGTTAAAACGCACACCGCCAATCCGTATAATTATTCTGTTGGTAACCGTAGCATCTGTTTACATTTCGTTAATAGATAAACTTTAATTAATGTTCTACCACACGTTGTACAtcaaataatgtaaaataatacCGTGCTTACTTGTAGCACGCGTTAACAACCCTCTCTGCAAGAAACTTAAGATGCAAGACGAACTTTGCCACAAAACTATTATAATCACCCTGGTTGCACACAGCTTTACCGCCATTCAAGAGAAGTTTGTCGTCGAGTGGGAGCTTTAAAAAATCTCCAAAGCTCCAGCACGGTTCAATAATTCGTGAAGATCGGAGCTCGACGCCAAATGCAAGAGATGAAAACGCTCCCGTCGCGCGaagatttctttttgtttcttgcCGAAACTAAATTTAACTAGTTTCGAGATAAGAGTGatacaataaaatgtttctaaaCTGTGTGTTCCAGGTGGACGAGCCGAACAGATAAGCCAACCACAATTCAAAAGCCTAATCGGTGTGATCAGccttttgtaatatctagttgccAAAGCGAGTGCGTTACGTAATGAAGTGCTTTAGGTTGATTAACTGGAAAAACTTACGAATAATAGCTTGTGGCGTCAAGCCTGACCAGGGGAAATCCGCAATCTGCCGCCAAAATTCTCGAGTCTCTGGCGAGATTTTGGGCGATGCCCTTACCCCTTTCGTCCTTCCTCACGAACAAATAGGCcagctttaaaaaaaaaattgggggaAATCGAGTCGAGCGTTGTCGGTCTCTGTACCTCGAATATCTTCTGGACGCCGTATTTCCTCCACAGATCTGGCACTCTTTGCATGTAGGCGTAGAAATGAAGCAGTTGTCTGCTTTTGACGTCGTTGACCTTACAGGCGAGACTGTCTTTGACGTCCGGGTCCCAACAGTGAGTGGTTTCGTTGATGCACGCCCCCAAAATGTCACCGTTGTATTTGCACCTCGCTATCAAAGAGTATCCTTCGCACAGGGACTGGATGGTGTGATCTTCGAACACCACCGTTGGCTTGAACAGCAGAGAACTGGTGGTCGGTTCTTCGGGGTAGTAGGCCCTCCGCATCAAGCTCAAGATGCACTCGTAGTCGTCGGAGGTGGGACGAACGATTAGATAATTTTGAACTTTCTGAAAGCGCGACACCGTTAAAAGGGGAATTGCAGCAAGTCCTCCTAGTACTTTTTTGTGGCAAGCTGTCCTGTTCCTCTTGATGAAGTTGCTGGAATGTTTGATGGGTAATTTCCGAAAGAGTGATGCCATGACttaaattttgaatgattttgccggaagattttgacgttttctcGCGTATCCACGGCGACGACGACGccccaaaaaattaatcacgATTAACCACTTTCGATCCGGACGATTCTGTCTGGTCGACGAAAATCCGATGCGTGGCGCAAATTTTCCGTTATCAGGCAAAAACTCAAGAACCTGGTCAGCGAAGAATGAAGAAGTGGAGGTTTTTGCGAGATCGCTTTAATTATCGCCCCGCCTAATTAGTCGTGAACGGACCGCAAAGCGGTTTTGGCGTCGGTAATTCATGGTTTAGCGtcggccaaaaaaaattataggtcATTGAATTAAGGAATCGAAGTATGACGATTTGCTCGTCATCGGCTTGTCTTACGTCAGCGTCGACTAAAAACTGAAGAGTTGTATAACAGAAACCGCAGTGAAAAAATCTGCCCCTACCAGAACCTCATTTGACTGGGAAAAAAAATGCACAGTTATAAGTAGAGTGAATTTACAAGTCTGTGAACACAGCTAAGGCAAACACCGATATATCGGGTATAACAAATAGGCGCATTAAAAAACACTTCGCGTTAAAACGtgcatatttcattttttccgcGTTATCTTCCGGGGCGCTTTTTGTTGACCGTCGATAAATCCGGCTCAGGCGGCGCTTTATTTAGTTCCGTAAACATGTGTAAGCTCGCGGGTGCGTTTTTCTTGGTGGTGATGCCGGTGATTCTCGCACACCCGGCCAAAGACGAGCTCATGTTCGACCTGGGGGACGACACGGCCGTCGTAGAGTCCACCGTGAGGGAGGCCAGAGCCGTCGTCCCCGAGCACATCGAGGACCTCCTCCAACCAGGTGAGTGGTGGGCCGGAAAATTGCCGCATCAATCTAAATTCGCGTCACTTTCGATAATGCATTGCCGAACTTCCAGGAAACTCTTGCAATTTCGAATTCCACCCATCTCGATTTTCTTGCAGGAACCAAACAGGCGTACCTGCACACCTTCGGCGACAAGGAGAAAGACGACGGAGACGTCCAGGGCTACCACAAGAAGACCCAGGACAAGGGCAGCGACGGCTACAAACACTTCGACAGCTACCACAAGAAGGACGGCGACAAGTTCGGCTTCGAGATGCACTCGGAGTTCGGCAAGTCGGACAAAGGGGGCGGCGAGGGTGCCGGCAAATCCGGAAAGTACACCGAAGACTACGACAGACACGGTAAGTTAATAATTACAATCTGTATCATAGAACGAATTATTTAGTCTATCTAGATTTGATTAGACTGTCCAGGAAATGTTATTTAGAGGAggatttacaattttatagtTTAATCAAATATAAATGTGGAAGTAATGTGAAACAATGATAATTAAATTACGGAATTTAATATCCTGCGATGTGCTAAAACGTCTGCTACATAGAAAACACTGTTTGCAATTCGCGGTTAACTAATGGAATGCAATTATATAaagttgtcaattttattgttggaTAATCATCGATTGTTCCGTTATTGGTCACGAATGCTGTTGATAACTCTGGATTGGTTGCAGGTGACGACGAGGCTGAAACCAAAAAGGCCTACAAAGTTGTGGAGAACGTAAACGAGTAAGTCATCGCTTTTtattcacttcaaaaataatcCCCCGCAAAATCCTGTCCCGACTCGAATCTTCTACACAATCCGAATGCATCATTCCGGTGTCACAATATCAGGCGACAcgttttccacaataaataatttcagacATCCTGAAGTCTACCACAATTACGCTCGGTTCACTCTAATACTCGCTTCTGGATTTACTTCTGTACGAATGCGCCGcaaaaccaaataaacaattttttaagagaAAAACGACACCGGAATCGACAAATAAAGTGAAATATTTGGACTCTCTTCGTGTCCTGCAACGATCGATCCGTTTACACCATTTAAACGTAAAGTTTCCTCGGTTCGGTCTCTGCTGCACATCTATTTTTATTGTAGTGTCCTTCCATTGGGAAAACGTTCTGTTTAGGGCATTTTATTATACTTTGAAATGATGGTTCGAAAGAATTTCAGTCAGTGGTCTTTCCGCAGTTGCCCTCCAGAGATAACATTCGAATCAGCTCCGATcctgaataaataaatgaattttattgttcAGTTTTTGCCAGTTTCGCTCCCCAAGACAAGCCTTCTTCAAGTTCAATGTTACTCAATCGAATTTACCGTCTGGCCGAAAAAATCCAAGAGGCTCTTGTCAGATCGTGTTTGTCTAATAGTTTTCTCGAGTGTCATACATTTTAACCTCCTCGACTTATCGATCACGTACCTCAGATAATAATAGAACTTTATCTCCAAGTGcattttatcattttcataatttctaTTCTAAGAATAAACCGGGGAGGAGTTTGACTTGGTGTCCTAGAAACTGTTGTGGAAGCTTTGGGGATGATTTATTGTAGCCTGAGTAGAGGGAATATAAGAATGTTCCTTGTGTAATACCATAAAGGGCATCTCTATTATCCAATGAAATAACAAGACCCCTAACCACATCTTAAAGCCGACGAAATCTGATCATTATTGTATCCAGTTGCGTCTCGCTGGCGCAAATATCATAAAACGCTTCCAAACGAATTATTTGTATTCGGTCCCATCTCCGGTTTGTCATACACTCTTTGATCGAGCTAATTCAAAGAGATTTATCCGTGGGTCGATCTGAAAAAAAACTACACAACGTTtcagatttttaattaaagtacGTCTCTGCACCGGACATGTTTTTACTATTGGAAGCGACGagatttcaataaatttcccgattgtttttgaatttgaacaaCTCCAACTTGTGCATAAACAGAGCCTTTGGCGAGTGAAAGGCTTCATTAAGCTAAGCCAATGCGGATAACAACGGTGAATTTATTCATGAAGGTGTTTTGGTAAATTCGTTGTTACTTatcgattttaaattaatgttgGCCCAGAAAGCAGCTAATGTAAGCGAATCATATCTGAAGCAAACGTAAATATGATACAATTCATTACGTCCACCCTCGTTGCTCATTTTGTTGATGGACGACGTAAAAAGGTCTGTCTAATAGATGCAATTTCTGTAAGCGAGGGCAATTATTCTCGAGTGGACTATTACGCCGATAAAATATAACTATTGTCGCAAGGCTAACTGTAAAAAACGCATTTTAAAGGGGTAAAAAAGGATTGCGCGCTGTTGAAGATTACGACGGTGATTCCGGCTATTACGCCGATTCCGGAGACTCCGAAGGCTACACGGATGCAGATTCTGAAAATTACAGCGAAGGAGAAGGCGACGAGTCGGCCGGATACACAGAGGGAGGCGACGCCGAGTCGGAAAGCGACGACGAAGGTACGAAAAACtctaaataatttgtaaacgACAGGATTTGCAAGGGCTGTATCCAGCTGTTGACCGTGTAGATTATGTAATGTTAAGTTATTATGCACCGATACTAATGTATATGCATGTTCTGAATTAATAGGCTATGATGAAGGAGATGGTGATTCGGGTCATTATACAGCAGGGGATGGCGACAACGAGAGTTACACGGCCCCTGCAGAATATGACGATGGAGAATCCGAGGCCTACACCGAAGCCGAGGAAGAGGATGACTATTGATTTTAACTTGTTATACTTTGTTACctgtttgttgatttttttttacccctagaataataaacaaaattacgtTCTCctaattagaattttttttctttatccaACGAGATCCGCACTGTTGACAAATAACATTGTTTCACTTGACCCGagataacaattttatcaAATACCTGCCTAGGTGTAAAGTTGAACGTATCGATTGCAACAAATCACGTCACGTTATTGACAGTTTATGACAATCACAACATCCAATCAGGAGCCGGggacaattttgatttattaaaataataatgataaaagTATTGTGTTATAATACCGGGTGAATTAATTATGATCGAATGGATATAGCTCCTCGTCCATTCTGCGATAGAAAATTAAATCGATTTCTGACGGTTCCAGTTGCCATAATGACAAAGGTCAATTGTCATTCGTGGAATCAATTAGTTTAAATAATTCAGCTAGAAAATTGTGCCACGGGTCCGCGCACGAAAAACAAGCAAAACAAATCTCAAACAGTTTTTGCAGCAACGAACGAGAATTCTTCCGAaacaatacagggtgattcacgtagcccgttcgttagaaactttctaatttcccaaaatcgtattaatatgaaaattggtagccggctataatcgactgctccaagttcaaatgaaatattttcaaaatggtgacttcaaatttcgattctacgttaaattttgagattATAACGTTCttttgtcaatacttatctgtcatcgttcttGACCTAAACTATGTTATCTTTTTCccaaaaaagtggggttacagagcttcattaaaaaatttataactcctgaactattggaaataaataatagatttttttaaattgaattccTAAGGACCTGGCCTATCTGTTATGTCATTAGtggatgttttttatatttcatatgactactgcaatttttcaaaattggtaatcaaaaaatatcgaaaacttaatttttttaaatggcaactaccatttctaacaatagatataaatgtaaaatttaattttaaggccacttttatgTGCATGGCTATtcccagccgttttggcgtaatttctattatttgaataaaatattcttttttatcaagcaattgttttatttgaatttttattcaaaaatcgcaTGCAATGGACAGcaaataacaataacatatgtaataaaaaataagcaaattaataaaaaaatattttcaatgaaaacggAGCacacatttatattaaaatatttttttgttaatttgcttattttttattatgttgttgttaaattgtaatctactatttattgcaatgctatttttgaattaaaattcaaataaaaattgcttgataaaaaaaagaacattttattcaaaaatttaaattacgcTAAGACGGCTGGAAATAGacatacacaatgttaataaaagtggccttaaaaataaattttacatttatatctgctatgagaaatggtagttgccatttaaaaaaaatgaagttttcggcatttttttgattatcaattttgaaaaatgtcgcTAATAGCGCAAGAAATCGGTCAGGCCTTTAGgaattctatttaaaaaaaaacaattatttattttcaatggtTTAAgagttatacattttttaatgaagccctgcaaccccgATAAGTGTTAAAAGAGGAACGTTCtacactcaaaatttaacgcagAATCCAAATATGAGGTCAAAATGGGGTCTTTatacctattaaaaaaaacaaagatggcgtcgatttccggaaatgtcgccattttgaaaatattttatttgaacttggagcggTCAACTATAGTCAGATACCGATTTTTTAATACGATTtttggaaatcagaaagtttctaacgaacgggctacgtgaatcaccctgtatacactgCAGTCGAGATTCTTGAATAATTTTCTTGCTGGAAAGTTTGTTAACTGGAAGTAAAAAATTCTTCGTCCAACCATCTCGACGTACTATTGCGGCTTAAATTCCCCGACAATTTGTTAATGTCTTTGTAGCAAGTCCTGCTGACACCTCCAACCAACAGGTTGTTCCCTTTTATTTCCGATTCCGCCGTCTTGGAAGCCTCTAATTTCGGCTTCCTCCTCGGATAGTTATTAATGACCCCGCTAGTTTGGTGTTTCTAGTGAGTAGTTATTTATTTGCTGACGTCTTAAAATCTTTCGTGTTGCGAACAACTAGTTCCATAACTCTAATTACCTTCAGATTGAGTTTGATGGTTCAGGCAAGAACAATAAACTCGAACTTAATATCGGTAAATATAAAGTTCGGTACTATTCTCGGGGGCTTTATCTCGTCGTGTTTAATTATTCACTCCGTGCCAATTCTTTAATGCGCTATTACTTAATCAACGACTAATTCCGGACTCGTCTGTCTATCGGAAAAGTTCCGGAGCGGACACGAATAGTGGAGGGATGAGGTACAGGTCGATCCGATCTATATTTCGGGAAAACGCGCCCCGCCTTTAAATGGCGAGGTGAATAAACAAAGTGCTGGAACGTTCTTGTACGTCCTGGATGTCTCCCCAAAGGCACACTCTGCAACCTCGGAAAATAAACATGTGGTCAGGCGCCATCAGAGACCGCCTAGTTGGGCCTTTGTTTCTTTTAAGACGTCCTTACTGACTTAAATCTGTTGGAAAAGCCAACTTATCTCCCTTAATAAGAGCCAAAGCGTCTCTCTCCCACCGTATGTTTTACAGACTTGTTTGTGCTTGGTCTGTCGCAACTAATTGCGTACTTCAATGAGacaattcaatatttttgacttGTAAACAACGCTAATCTCGTGCGGCTACTCGATATTATCAGGAACGTGCCCGAGATCATATTAGAAATCCGGAAAAATTTGTCTATCGATAAGTTAAAAGTTAACGATTACGATCTGATAACTTCCATAAAAAACCCCAGTTTCATTACAATATTTCTAGTCGTCTGCCGATTAAAAGTGTGTTTTGTTGGTCTGGCTCGGACCGAGGTGAAGGTGCTCGAGATTTACACGGGATGGAAGGAGTTAAAGAGGAAACGATCCCCAGTGAGAAGAAACCTGATTTGAGTTACTATTATGAAACGCTTGAATTGGACACGTACTtcactcaaaataaaataaaaatacctcAAGTGGaaaaggtttattttaattttgtcctGTGGAGATTTATGCCTCGATAAAACTTTTAGTCTGGATTTTCGTTTCGCAAATTATGGGCGTTCACGGGACCCGGATTTCTGATGTCGATCGCTTACTTAGATCCGGGAAATATTGAGAGCGATCTGCAATCCGGCTCCTTCGGCAGGTACAGACTCTTGTGGGTGTTGATGGCCGCAACCATACTGGGCTACTTGCTGCAGTCCCTCGCCTCAAAACTCGGTAAGTCTCGAGGGTGGTGATTCGACCACAAAATCGCAAAGAAAACATTCCAGGAGTGGTGACCGGACTCCACTTGGCCGAGATGTGCTACAGACAGTACCGAAAGTTCCCCAGACTGGTCCTCTGGATCATGGTGGAGATCGCCGTCATAGGCTCGGACATGCAGGAAGTCATTGGGACCTCTATCGCCATCTACTTGCTGTCGAACAATGTGTGAGTGATTTCGCCACAAGTGTGAAAATTGTCTCAACGCTTGTCTCCAGGATACCTCTGTGGGCCGGTTGCCTCATAACAATCGCCGACACCTTTACCTTTCTCTTCTTGGACAAGTACGGCTTGAGAAAGCTGGAGTTGTTCTTCGGGGTCTTGATTTCCATCATGGGCATCACCTTCGGGTACGAGTACGTGGTGTCGAAGCCGCCCCAAGACGAGGTGGTCAAAGGGCTGTTCATCCCTTGGTGCCAGAACTGCGACTCCAAGGTCCTCCTCCAAGCCGTGGGTGTCATCGGCGCGGTACTGATGCCCCATAATCTCTACCTCCACTCGGCCCTCGTCAAGTCGCGCGAAGTCGACAGGAAACAACCGGAGAAGATTAAAGAAGCTCGCATGTACTATCTCGTCGAGAACGGCATAGCTCTGGTCTGCAGCTTCATCATAAACATATTCGTGGTGTCGGTTTTCGCTTTCGGTCTCTTCGAAAAGACCAACAATGACATAGTGAGTCTGTCGGAGCGGAACGATCTAATTTTAAACCGTTTTTGTGTTTTCAGCTGAACGAATGTCCCAAAAGTGAATCTCTTGTCTACGATAGAGCGGTTGAAGTTTTCGACGTGAGTATTCggttaaaaaatcgattagAATTCAATCTTGCAAAATAGCCTCCAGTCGCCagaaaatgaataaataatgtGTAAAATCGATTGTTTTGGTTCACTGGCTCTTTTCACTAATGATTCGATTccgacaaatttaattatactTTCACTCCGTTCGGCGATCTTTTTACGTGGGAACGTGACCGATTCCTGTCGAAATTTCAGAAAAACGACAAACTGGTCGACGCCGACATCTACCGAGGGGGTGTGTACCTGGGGTGCGCTTACGGCCCCGCCGCCATGTACATCTGGGCCATCGGTATTCTGGCGGCTGGACAGAGCTCGACCATGACCGGAACCTACTCCGGACAGTTCGCCATGGAGGGATTCCTCGACTTGCAGTGGGCGAGGTGGAAGCGAGTCCTCTTCACCAGGAGCATAGCCATGGTGCCGACCTTCTTCACCGCTTTCTTCAGCTCTCTAAACGACCTGACCACGATGAACGACTTTCTCAACGCCGTGATGAGTCTCCAGCTGCCCTTCGCCATCATCCCCATGGTGGCCTTCACCAGCAACCCGAAAATAATGGGGGAATTCGTCAACAACATGTGAGTCTGGCGCGCACTCGACTGTCGCTTCTGACCGCCTGTTCCAGGTTCATGAAAGTCGTCTTCGTCATCCTCAGCGTGGTGATTATTgcaataaacatatttttcgtGACTGGGACTCTGGCCGACCTCGACATAAACAGCAACGTCTTTATCGCTATTGGAATTGCCGCTgcaatttatttcatttttgtgctGTATCTGGCGCTACATTGTTACATTTCCTTCGGTAACAAACGCATCGAGAACCATCCTTGGATACAGAAGTACGTCATTTACCCAGAAATGAATACTCCCAAAAGAAAAATCTAACAAATTCACTGTACGTTTTCGCATTTCAATCGACTCACTAAAATTACTCTTCATAAGGCTTCAGTGGaacaaatacaattttattctgcttcagtgataataattttaacaggGTGGAGTAAATGCACGTCACGTGATGATAAACAACTCATTGTATACGCAACCAACAGTTCGGAGGATAAATAGAACACCACCTTGGGATAAACATTGCCCTATCTCGGAGATTCTGTTTAAAATTCCACTCGCTTTTTTAGATAACATCCTCTGGGATCTCTTTTGACGTGCAAGctgattttgattttgttttgtcCCGTCATTATATTATGCACAATTTGCTAAATCTAAATCTGAACGTCAATAAAAATTCCTCTTGCCACATCAATAACAGTTCGAAATTATAACATTCCAAATCGAATCATCGACTCGTCCCTCAATTTCATACACTCTGCGACAAAAACAAAGTTTCGGAACTTAACAAAAGTCTCATCGTATGATGGATCGGCACTTTTTAGTGATTGTTTGGGCGTTCGACCCTGCCCGATCACTTTCGACCGCCTGTGCGACTAGCGTGCGCCGACCCTCCTAATTAAATTCTTCCaaatatttgcatttatcGACGCTTGAACAACAATAAACCGTCATCCACCTCACCTGTGTTTTATTGCGTTACTTTATAACTCAATTTTCCGCTCGTATACGTATTTGATAAACGACAAGAGAAGTTAAAATTCGTCTCGATGTTCTGCAGTCCCATAGGTCGCGTAATTCAAGAAGATACGCAGAGGTCTGCCGTAAAGCTGACGGTCATTCTGCAATGCGTATAATCCGAATGTTACGCAATGAAAAGGGCCTCCTCGCATGTATTGTACGCACTTTACGTCTCCCAACAATTACTGCTGTCAAAGCTCACCTTATGTGTGATGTTAAATGTTGCGATCTGCATCAGATCATGGCCAATTAAGTCGTTTTACTGGCGATGAAACAGACGCACAATTAATTCCgccattaataataataatcgtgCGGTACCGTTGGGGTGGACCACGTATTGGTACGTAAGTTTAACGTCCCTTCGAGGAGCGACCGTAAgcattttatatttatgtgGGACTCtcgtgtttaatttttattgtgattCTAATACAATTAACCGGGAGCTTACCATGTTTCCCGCTCGTGTccgtttttaattgaaacgAGCCTTAGCTTGTGCACTGAGTGGAATTTATAACCGATCTCTGGAGCggttaaaaatacaaaaagtaACTACCGAATTACGTGTCTCGTAATACAATTAGTCCGACTGTGATTCAGCTCGTTTTACGACGgataaaaattagaaagatcGATCGAGACGTTGTAGATTCAGGTCCACGAGTTCTGTATATGAACGCAAACACTTGAGAACAAAATGGGATAAAGAAATTCAGACTTGGTCCAATGCAAACACTCGAAAGAATCGGCGAAATAACTCCTGCAAACCTGATAACTGATGTCAAGCCATTTTGCAGTCGTCGAAGAGATGTCTTTGCGGTTTCACGCGACCAGGTTGATTGTCGTGTGTTATCTTAATTTCTTCGATAATTCCCAAACAAATTATCTGCACGACAGTTTTCAGATTAAATTCAGCGCAATGCGCActtcaattttcataaagaacAAGTCTGCTTTTAGATTCCATGCAACTGCGAAACCAACCACTGCATAATACTTGGTGCATTGTTGCAGCAGCGGTAATTCATCTAAAATTGAGGTAAAAACTTCTTGTCGGAAAGCTGCTCGTTTCAACAAAAACCGACGTACTTGGTGGGACAAGTTCGGCGCAACGATCTTGTTACATCCAATTAACGACACTGTTTTTCGGCATTTTTAGGtcttcattgttttttttaaattcggtTTGCAAATCTTGCAGCCGACGCAATTTAATATCATTAGCGAAACCCACTCTGTATAAGCCCAGAGTAATTTCCTAATATGGTGTTCCGTTCCGCAACCACCCGAGCTGCATCGCAAAGCTTGCAGTAATTGCAGATTTCGTTAACGAGCCGCCTTACAACACACTAAAGCGGCCGAATCCGACACTTTTTCGTGAGGTGGCTTTTAACTTTTTCCTCGAAGTAAGCTTGTTAATTAAAGCACTTCAATTGGTGGGGCACTTGAAGTGCGAAAGCACAACAAAACGCCAACGAAAAAAACACTGGAGAAAATTTCCGAGCGGCATATTTTCAACGCGAGAACAACCAACCATCCGAGTGGCCGTGTGAGAGAGAAGGCACAAAGAAAACTCAGATTTTGTACTTCTAAACTAATGATACTAATTCTAATCCCAGTTGCTGTCTGCCTGTTCAGCGCCATCATCAATCAGGCCGGAAAGCTTTCTGTAGTGTCCCAGGTTTCTCGTtcaagaaattaaattcaatacATTTACGGCTAGCAGCtttcataaaacaaaaacaatttaaacgGGGGACTTTCGTTCGTGCAA contains the following coding sequences:
- the LOC138135319 gene encoding arylalkylamine N-acetyltransferase 1-like, giving the protein MASLFRKLPIKHSSNFIKRNRTACHKKKVQNYLIVRPTSDDYECILSLMRRAYYPEEPTTSSLLFKPTVVFEDHTIQSLCEGYSLIARCKYNGDILGACINETTHCWDPDVKDSLACKVNDVKSRQLLHFYAYMQRVPDLWRKYGVQKIFELAYLFVRKDERGKGIAQNLARDSRILAADCGFPLVRLDATSYYSAKLCEKMKMKLVAEIPYCSYVGADQKPIFNPPEPHKSVKIYIDDEPQKNTLKMK
- the LOC138135286 gene encoding protein Malvolio-like is translated as MEGVKEETIPSEKKPDLSYYYETLELDTYFTQNKIKIPQVEKSGFSFRKLWAFTGPGFLMSIAYLDPGNIESDLQSGSFGRYRLLWVLMAATILGYLLQSLASKLGVVTGLHLAEMCYRQYRKFPRLVLWIMVEIAVIGSDMQEVIGTSIAIYLLSNNVIPLWAGCLITIADTFTFLFLDKYGLRKLELFFGVLISIMGITFGYEYVVSKPPQDEVVKGLFIPWCQNCDSKVLLQAVGVIGAVLMPHNLYLHSALVKSREVDRKQPEKIKEARMYYLVENGIALVCSFIINIFVVSVFAFGLFEKTNNDILNECPKSESLVYDRAVEVFDKNDKLVDADIYRGGVYLGCAYGPAAMYIWAIGILAAGQSSTMTGTYSGQFAMEGFLDLQWARWKRVLFTRSIAMVPTFFTAFFSSLNDLTTMNDFLNAVMSLQLPFAIIPMVAFTSNPKIMGEFVNNMFMKVVFVILSVVIIAINIFFVTGTLADLDINSNVFIAIGIAAAIYFIFVLYLALHCYISFGNKRIENHPWIQKYVIYPEMNTPKRKI
- the LOC138135317 gene encoding uncharacterized protein, coding for MCKLAGAFFLVVMPVILAHPAKDELMFDLGDDTAVVESTVREARAVVPEHIEDLLQPGTKQAYLHTFGDKEKDDGDVQGYHKKTQDKGSDGYKHFDSYHKKDGDKFGFEMHSEFGKSDKGGGEGAGKSGKYTEDYDRHGDDEAETKKAYKVVENVNEGKKGLRAVEDYDGDSGYYADSGDSEGYTDADSENYSEGEGDESAGYTEGGDAESESDDEGYDEGDGDSGHYTAGDGDNESYTAPAEYDDGESEAYTEAEEEDDY